In Moorena sp. SIOASIH, the following proteins share a genomic window:
- a CDS encoding filamentous hemagglutinin N-terminal domain-containing protein encodes MVLDVLKRYNTQLSLALCLAISGAYALLANQANAQITPDTTLLPGERSELDLGSGEVNGKIVDLIKGGAIRDINLFHSFLEFNVGDGQRVYFANPAGIENILSRVTGGNASNIFGTLGVNGGANLFLINPKGILFGKNAKLDVRGSFVGTTADGIGFGNQGVFSASNPEPPSPLLTVNPNVFFFNQIPGNMTRGSITSRAKLEELAVDNLLLLGGDVKVIEDSKISTNQGGNILLAGLGAPGQVALTRDGNKLGLDFPDGVKKGNVVVKDSAIETLVPEDGNVDGGDIRIIADSLEVENTEKKEDQGIFTITKSNGRKSGDIIISADNSVLIKSTAREKRQGIFTITEDEGGEGGKITIDAGSLTVETARREQGIFTITKVNGQKGGDIVITADDSVSIIASRDGSQHGIFTLTDPEGGTGGSIQITAGSLMVESEKETPGISARTKGDADSGSITINVSGNVELKKKGTIRTEQPEDRNTDKNDKEGSPRDILLNVLGNVILNDNSRLQIFNGGKGDGGKITILAGGAVELKFGSKIENVAKQKSTGSSGGIELQARSLLLDSRNPSDPESRRGQVQITAKTDRNTTGDGGPIDIRVGLLTMIGPNRSGSSGITANTSGAGNAGMITIIVEGNFIMKDRAKIEAKSNSSSAKGDGNDIIIEAGSLSLSNNSFITAETKSENGGNPGNIEITVKDKIEISDLDSGIRSQIRDKDSGNNQTLEGELANITIKARSLSLKDGGRLEAFTQGKIKAGDIRVDAEDFVEISGIGVKGNKKEESGIFTQTRNGAEAEGGLIQITTPSLRLSDGAVLNARSTTDFRGGDIKLDVDTLTVSNSEISASTETGTAGNVEVNAKDSVLLTGTLPEDPKSPAGIFAQATEGGTAKNVTIETDELTVEKGARIAVSGVPLTEQGFPETEADENGEVDESNLGEAGKLTIEADDSLTLDNGQLVAATGKNPTNNEEAATIDINVPGVIILDNNSLILADATGDGVKGGNITIEGGVLVALPLNNDDKGSDIFANAQDGDGGNIKITLQGLFNMNVLEDTSAFIDPSGNIDPSLAFQNNNSEIAALSLSGGQSGTVTRDITNSAQDPELLPTSIVDPSALIVANCPRSGKVAVDELGEFIITGRGGLPPSPLDPINQQSVLVDWVTLDTEEENIEEATSTPTPDVSYLPMRGKRRTVETPTPPRPKKIVEAQGWTVGEDGTIILTAEPNNVTPKSNWYSPRSCGSQG; translated from the coding sequence ATGGTATTAGATGTGTTGAAACGCTATAACACTCAGTTAAGTTTAGCGCTATGCTTAGCCATTAGTGGAGCGTACGCATTGCTAGCTAACCAAGCTAATGCTCAGATTACTCCTGATACTACCTTGCTCCCGGGAGAAAGGTCAGAGCTAGACCTGGGCTCAGGTGAGGTAAATGGGAAAATTGTTGATCTAATTAAGGGAGGAGCAATCCGAGATATCAATTTGTTCCACAGTTTCCTAGAATTTAATGTGGGAGACGGGCAAAGGGTTTATTTTGCTAATCCAGCTGGGATTGAAAATATTCTGTCTCGGGTAACTGGTGGGAATGCTTCTAATATTTTTGGCACCTTGGGTGTCAATGGTGGAGCAAATTTGTTCTTGATTAATCCCAAGGGGATTTTGTTTGGTAAAAATGCCAAGCTGGATGTACGTGGTTCTTTTGTAGGCACCACTGCTGATGGGATTGGGTTTGGGAATCAAGGAGTGTTTAGTGCCTCTAATCCCGAGCCTCCCTCACCATTGCTGACCGTTAATCCTAATGTGTTCTTCTTTAATCAAATTCCCGGTAATATGACTCGTGGTAGTATTACCAGTCGAGCTAAGTTAGAGGAGCTGGCGGTTGATAACCTGTTGTTGCTCGGTGGTGATGTTAAGGTTATTGAAGATAGTAAGATATCCACCAATCAAGGTGGGAATATTCTGTTAGCGGGATTGGGCGCACCAGGACAAGTAGCATTAACTAGAGACGGTAACAAGCTGGGTTTAGATTTTCCCGATGGCGTCAAGAAAGGGAATGTTGTAGTTAAGGATAGCGCTATAGAAACTTTGGTGCCAGAAGATGGAAATGTTGATGGTGGTGACATTAGGATTATTGCTGACTCTTTGGAAGTAGAAAACACCGAAAAGAAGGAAGACCAGGGAATTTTTACCATAACTAAAAGCAATGGGAGGAAAAGTGGTGATATTATTATCAGTGCTGATAACTCAGTATTGATTAAGTCTACTGCTAGAGAAAAGCGCCAGGGAATCTTTACCATAACAGAGGATGAAGGTGGAGAAGGGGGAAAAATTACTATCGACGCTGGCTCGTTGACAGTAGAGACGGCTCGAAGAGAGCAGGGAATCTTCACCATAACTAAGGTTAATGGTCAGAAAGGGGGTGATATTGTTATCACCGCTGATGACTCAGTTTCCATTATTGCTTCTCGTGACGGAAGTCAGCATGGAATCTTTACCTTAACTGATCCTGAAGGTGGAACAGGAGGAAGTATTCAAATTACCGCTGGCTCCCTGATGGTGGAATCTGAGAAAGAAACACCGGGTATTTCCGCAAGAACAAAAGGAGATGCTGATAGCGGCAGCATTACCATCAATGTGAGTGGCAATGTAGAACTGAAAAAGAAAGGTACCATTAGAACAGAACAACCGGAAGACCGAAACACAGATAAAAACGATAAAGAAGGCAGTCCCAGGGATATCTTATTAAATGTCTTGGGTAATGTTATCCTCAACGATAACAGCCGACTTCAGATATTTAATGGCGGGAAAGGAGATGGGGGAAAAATTACCATCTTGGCTGGGGGAGCAGTTGAGCTGAAATTCGGCAGCAAAATTGAGAATGTCGCTAAACAAAAATCTACAGGATCGAGCGGGGGTATTGAGCTTCAAGCTAGGTCCCTATTGCTTGATTCTCGCAATCCGAGCGATCCTGAATCTAGGAGAGGTCAAGTCCAAATTACGGCTAAGACCGATAGAAACACTACCGGTGACGGCGGTCCGATAGACATCCGTGTGGGATTACTGACGATGATTGGACCAAATAGATCAGGTTCTAGTGGTATAACCGCTAATACATCAGGAGCTGGAAACGCAGGCATGATTACTATAATAGTTGAAGGAAACTTCATAATGAAAGATCGTGCCAAAATTGAAGCGAAATCGAACAGTAGTAGTGCCAAAGGTGATGGTAACGACATAATCATTGAAGCTGGATCACTTTCCTTGAGTAATAACAGCTTTATCACTGCTGAGACTAAGAGTGAGAATGGTGGAAATCCGGGAAATATCGAGATAACGGTTAAGGATAAGATTGAGATTAGCGACTTGGACAGCGGAATCAGAAGTCAGATAAGGGATAAGGATTCTGGAAACAATCAAACCCTAGAAGGAGAATTGGCGAATATTACCATTAAAGCTCGCTCTCTATCTCTCAAAGATGGAGGAAGATTAGAAGCTTTTACTCAAGGCAAAATTAAAGCAGGTGATATTAGAGTCGATGCCGAAGATTTTGTAGAAATTTCTGGTATTGGGGTAAAAGGAAACAAGAAAGAAGAAAGCGGCATATTCACCCAAACTCGAAACGGAGCCGAGGCTGAGGGAGGGCTTATTCAGATCACAACACCAAGCTTGCGCCTATCAGATGGTGCAGTTTTGAATGCTCGAAGCACAACTGACTTTCGCGGTGGTGATATCAAATTAGATGTAGACACCTTGACAGTAAGTAACAGCGAAATTTCTGCTTCTACTGAAACAGGTACAGCCGGAAATGTGGAAGTCAACGCTAAAGACTCGGTGTTGTTAACTGGAACTCTACCAGAGGATCCCAAATCTCCTGCAGGAATATTCGCTCAAGCAACCGAAGGTGGTACTGCTAAAAATGTGACTATAGAAACAGACGAGCTAACTGTCGAGAAGGGAGCACGAATAGCAGTAAGCGGTGTCCCATTAACAGAACAAGGGTTTCCAGAGACTGAAGCGGATGAGAACGGTGAGGTGGATGAGAGCAACCTAGGAGAGGCTGGCAAACTGACCATTGAGGCTGATGACTCTCTCACCCTAGACAACGGCCAACTTGTAGCTGCTACTGGGAAAAATCCCACCAACAATGAAGAAGCAGCAACTATTGATATCAATGTGCCAGGAGTGATCATACTTGATAACAATAGCTTAATCTTGGCTGATGCTACAGGGGATGGAGTCAAGGGTGGAAATATCACTATTGAAGGTGGAGTATTAGTAGCGCTGCCTCTAAATAATGATGACAAAGGTAGCGATATATTTGCCAATGCTCAGGATGGGGATGGCGGAAACATCAAAATCACTCTCCAGGGCTTATTCAATATGAACGTACTGGAAGATACCAGTGCGTTTATCGACCCATCTGGAAATATAGACCCATCGTTAGCTTTTCAGAATAATAATAGTGAAATAGCAGCGCTTAGCCTTAGTGGTGGTCAATCTGGGACTGTGACCAGGGATATTACCAACTCAGCACAGGATCCTGAGCTCTTACCAACATCAATAGTTGACCCTTCAGCATTAATTGTTGCTAACTGTCCCAGGAGTGGAAAAGTAGCAGTAGATGAACTGGGTGAATTCATTATTACTGGACGAGGTGGCTTACCCCCTAGTCCTCTAGACCCAATCAATCAACAGTCTGTACTAGTAGATTGGGTTACCCTTGATACTGAAGAAGAGAACATCGAAGAAGCTACCTCTACTCCCACTCCTGATGTAAGTTACTTGCCCATGAGAGGGAAACGGCGCACTGTCGAGACTCCTACTCCTCCTCGTCCTAAGAAAATAGTGGAAGCTCAGGGTTGGACTGTTGGCGAGGATGGTACAATTATCTTGACAGCTGAGCCGAATAATGTTACTCCTAAGAGTAATTGGTATAGTCCTAGGTCTTGTGGTAGCCAAGGTTGA
- a CDS encoding sulfotransferase produces the protein MPNFLILGAAKAGTTSIYRYLKQHPQIYMSPAKEPRFFAFEGENLDFRGLGDEKEADFMVTDIDAYRALFKKVTNQVAIGEASTSYLYIAKSVERIKYYIPKAKLIAILRDPAERAYSNYLHLLKQEREPLDFAEALAQEEERIQNNWWSFWHYKHQGLYYVQMKRYYDVFEKSQIKVYLYEDLNNNPLGMLKDMFGFLEIDDTFTPDISEKVRQAPRLPKNKALESFLSQPHPVKSILSPLLPSSLRDKLVNKIRYLNRGKPKLSPAVRKQLIEFYREDILQLQDLIGRDLSQWLKC, from the coding sequence ATGCCCAACTTTTTAATCCTAGGTGCAGCTAAGGCTGGAACTACTTCAATTTATCGATATCTAAAGCAGCATCCGCAAATCTACATGAGTCCTGCCAAGGAACCTAGGTTTTTTGCTTTTGAAGGGGAAAATTTAGATTTTCGTGGGTTAGGAGATGAAAAAGAAGCTGATTTCATGGTCACTGATATTGACGCCTATCGTGCCCTCTTTAAAAAGGTAACTAATCAAGTAGCTATTGGTGAAGCATCTACAAGTTATCTCTACATTGCGAAATCTGTTGAACGCATAAAGTACTACATTCCTAAAGCCAAACTGATCGCCATTCTTCGAGATCCAGCAGAAAGAGCCTATTCCAACTATTTACATTTACTCAAGCAAGAGCGCGAACCATTGGATTTTGCTGAGGCTCTTGCCCAAGAAGAGGAGCGCATTCAAAATAACTGGTGGTCCTTCTGGCACTATAAACACCAGGGACTTTACTATGTCCAAATGAAGCGTTATTATGATGTGTTTGAAAAAAGCCAGATTAAGGTTTATCTATACGAAGATTTGAATAATAATCCTCTAGGTATGCTGAAAGATATGTTTGGTTTTTTGGAGATAGACGATACCTTTACCCCAGATATATCTGAAAAAGTTAGGCAAGCTCCTCGCCTTCCCAAGAACAAAGCGTTGGAATCATTTTTGAGCCAACCGCACCCAGTTAAATCAATTCTGAGTCCATTGCTTCCTAGTAGCCTAAGGGATAAACTAGTTAACAAGATTAGATATTTAAATCGTGGGAAACCTAAGTTATCACCAGCAGTGCGGAAGCAATTGATTGAATTCTATCGCGAAGATATCCTCCAGCTTCAAGATTTGATTGGTCGGGATCTTTCCCAATGGCTAAAGTGTTGA
- a CDS encoding carotenoid oxygenase family protein, producing the protein MKNVLKKEANGDSNPGMSYSQEDWARGYESQPGEYDYWIDQVEGEIPGELQGTWLRNGPGLLDINGYPVHHPFDGDGMICAIAFNHGRAHFRNRFVRTEGFLAEQKAGKPLYRGVFGTQKPGGWLANLFDIQFKNIANTNVIYWGGKLLALWEAAKPYGLDPHTLETLGEDNLDGVLAGGEFFAAHPWIDPSSKQDGGQPCLVNFGIQPGLSTKITIYELDPTGKLLRRQAYIVAGFAFIHDFAITPNYCIFFQNPVSYNPLPFLLGYRGAGECLAYQPEQPTRIVVIPRKQNTEEVKILETQSGFIFHHANAFEQDGKIYVDSICYESLSAVDVGSDFRKVDFNAIAPGQLWRFSLNLTEKTVASKLLEERCCEFPSIHPNCVGNPYRYLFIGAADHPTDNAPLQGILKIDTATKTQQFWSAAPKGFVNEPMFVPRPNAELEDDGWVLTLVYDASHHRSDLVILNGRDLTSGPVATLHLKHHIPYGLHGSWSCELLGVGLEVEG; encoded by the coding sequence ATGAAAAATGTGTTAAAAAAAGAAGCCAATGGGGATTCTAATCCTGGGATGTCCTATAGCCAGGAAGATTGGGCAAGAGGTTATGAGTCCCAACCGGGGGAATACGATTATTGGATTGATCAGGTAGAAGGGGAAATTCCTGGGGAGTTGCAGGGGACTTGGTTAAGGAATGGTCCTGGTTTGCTGGATATTAATGGTTACCCGGTGCATCATCCGTTTGATGGGGATGGGATGATTTGTGCGATCGCATTTAATCACGGTCGAGCTCATTTTCGCAATCGGTTTGTGCGCACAGAGGGCTTCTTAGCGGAACAGAAAGCGGGGAAACCCCTTTACCGAGGAGTGTTTGGCACTCAGAAGCCTGGGGGTTGGTTAGCGAATCTATTTGATATCCAATTCAAAAATATTGCGAATACCAATGTAATCTACTGGGGTGGCAAGCTCTTAGCCTTATGGGAAGCAGCTAAACCTTACGGTTTGGACCCCCATACCCTTGAAACTTTGGGTGAAGATAACTTGGATGGAGTATTAGCAGGGGGTGAATTCTTTGCTGCTCATCCTTGGATTGACCCTAGTAGTAAACAAGATGGTGGTCAACCCTGTCTGGTAAATTTCGGGATTCAGCCAGGTCTGTCTACCAAAATTACTATTTACGAATTGGACCCAACCGGTAAACTATTACGACGCCAAGCTTATATTGTTGCTGGTTTTGCCTTTATCCACGATTTTGCGATTACCCCAAATTACTGTATTTTCTTCCAAAATCCTGTTAGCTATAATCCCCTTCCATTCCTATTGGGATATCGAGGAGCTGGTGAGTGTTTGGCATATCAGCCTGAACAACCGACCAGGATTGTAGTGATTCCTCGTAAACAGAATACAGAGGAAGTCAAAATCCTAGAAACCCAATCGGGCTTTATCTTCCATCACGCTAATGCTTTTGAGCAAGATGGCAAGATTTATGTTGATTCCATTTGCTACGAGTCATTATCAGCAGTAGACGTAGGTAGTGATTTCCGGAAAGTTGATTTTAATGCGATCGCACCAGGGCAACTCTGGCGCTTTAGTTTAAACTTAACGGAGAAAACCGTAGCGAGTAAGTTGTTAGAAGAGCGCTGTTGCGAGTTTCCTAGCATTCACCCTAATTGTGTAGGAAATCCCTATCGCTACTTATTTATCGGAGCTGCTGATCATCCCACCGACAATGCACCATTACAAGGGATTCTAAAAATAGATACGGCAACAAAGACACAACAATTCTGGAGTGCTGCACCAAAGGGTTTTGTAAATGAACCAATGTTTGTGCCACGACCCAATGCTGAACTAGAAGATGATGGTTGGGTATTGACCTTAGTATATGATGCTAGTCATCACCGGTCTGATCTAGTAATATTAAATGGTCGTGATTTAACTAGTGGACCGGTAGCAACACTCCACTTGAAGCATCATATCCCTTACGGTTTACACGGTAGCTGGAGTTGTGAGTTGTTGGGAGTTGGGTTGGAGGTTGAAGGTTAG
- a CDS encoding glycosyltransferase family 2 protein — protein MKFSVVITTYNRLDLLKRAIESALAQTFPCEIVIVDNGSSDGTEGYVKERSEALIRAGEQSLVYHRNSYNRGHSKAVNQGVELASGDWIKLLDDDDYLARNCIEEMADAIALHPKAVICSCQSAQVDTLGVELSVTRRVGSRQRLYIAQEDIHYGMLLEMVPFGTPVQVAFSRDEFLSSGGWDSSLDTNFDDIDSWIKIAQFGDAIFINKCLAYRTVWSGAYNHKFSFEKRLKTHISIKEKIYAQISDKYQGKVPLLWELGAYLRLHWGLVALKRGKLLSAAKLLFPECFSPIAFSPIAWKLLLLRNTLGCDPSLYHKLPV, from the coding sequence ATGAAATTCAGCGTTGTCATCACGACTTATAATCGCCTAGATCTACTCAAGCGTGCGATTGAAAGCGCGCTTGCTCAGACGTTCCCCTGTGAAATTGTTATCGTTGACAACGGTTCGTCTGATGGTACCGAAGGTTATGTCAAAGAGCGCAGTGAAGCCTTGATACGTGCTGGTGAACAGAGCTTGGTTTATCACCGAAATTCCTACAATAGGGGTCACTCGAAAGCGGTAAATCAAGGGGTAGAGTTGGCAAGTGGTGATTGGATCAAGCTGTTGGATGATGATGACTACTTAGCCAGGAACTGTATTGAAGAAATGGCTGATGCGATCGCATTACATCCGAAAGCAGTGATTTGCTCTTGCCAATCGGCTCAAGTAGATACCTTAGGAGTAGAACTAAGTGTAACACGGCGAGTGGGTTCACGGCAAAGGTTATATATTGCCCAAGAAGACATTCATTATGGAATGCTTCTGGAAATGGTACCGTTTGGGACCCCAGTACAAGTCGCTTTCTCCCGTGATGAGTTTCTCAGTTCTGGTGGTTGGGATTCTAGCTTAGATACCAACTTTGATGATATCGATTCCTGGATTAAAATCGCTCAGTTTGGGGATGCTATATTTATCAATAAGTGTTTAGCTTACCGGACGGTTTGGTCTGGTGCTTATAATCACAAGTTTTCGTTCGAGAAACGTCTGAAGACCCATATTTCCATTAAGGAAAAAATCTATGCACAAATCAGTGATAAATACCAAGGTAAAGTGCCATTACTGTGGGAGCTGGGAGCTTATCTGAGATTACATTGGGGCTTAGTAGCTCTTAAACGAGGTAAGTTGCTCAGTGCCGCTAAATTACTGTTTCCTGAGTGTTTTTCACCGATTGCTTTCTCACCCATTGCTTGGAAGTTGCTGTTACTTAGAAATACTCTAGGCTGCGACCCCTCATTATACCACAAGTTGCCGGTTTAA
- a CDS encoding CopG family transcriptional regulator: protein MKDKKLTIRITNFEKRQLAQEAERRGMTQSELIRSLIARFRDPCIPCAKFIPHLCYACSLWGFFCRTAKT, encoded by the coding sequence ATGAAAGATAAAAAATTAACAATCAGGATTACCAACTTTGAGAAAAGACAGTTAGCACAAGAGGCAGAACGACGCGGAATGACTCAGTCAGAGTTAATAAGGAGTTTGATAGCTCGCTTCCGGGATCCGTGCATACCCTGTGCAAAATTCATCCCACACCTATGCTACGCATGTTCGTTGTGGGGCTTCTTTTGCCGGACAGCTAAAACTTAA
- a CDS encoding PspA/IM30 family protein, with product MGLFDRLSRVVRANLNDMVSKAEDPEKILDQAIVDMQEDLVQLRQAVARSIAEQKRTEQQYNKNQTEANNWQKRAQLALTKGDENLAREALVRKKSNSDTAGVLKTQLDQQTEQVSTLKRNLVALEGKISEAKTKKNMLKARAQAAKANEKLQQTMGSINTSGSLAAFERMEQKVLEMEARSQAAHELGGTGLEEQFRLLEGNDVDDELATMKAQLAGGSVSQEALPASEEKKSTSSDSPVDKELEDLRKQIDNL from the coding sequence ATGGGATTATTTGATCGCCTTAGCAGAGTGGTCAGAGCTAATCTGAACGATATGGTTAGCAAGGCTGAGGATCCAGAAAAGATTCTCGATCAAGCTATTGTTGATATGCAAGAGGATCTGGTTCAATTGCGTCAAGCAGTTGCCAGGTCAATTGCTGAACAAAAACGCACAGAGCAGCAATACAACAAAAACCAAACAGAAGCTAACAACTGGCAGAAAAGAGCTCAGCTGGCTCTCACCAAAGGGGATGAAAACCTGGCTCGTGAGGCTCTGGTGCGTAAGAAGAGCAATTCTGATACTGCTGGTGTTTTGAAAACTCAGTTGGATCAGCAAACTGAGCAGGTCAGTACTCTTAAGCGTAATCTGGTTGCTCTCGAAGGCAAAATTTCTGAAGCCAAGACCAAAAAGAATATGCTCAAAGCACGAGCTCAGGCGGCTAAGGCTAATGAAAAGTTACAACAAACCATGGGGTCTATCAATACTAGTGGCTCCCTAGCTGCCTTTGAGCGTATGGAACAGAAAGTCTTGGAAATGGAGGCTCGTTCTCAAGCTGCCCATGAGCTGGGTGGTACTGGCTTGGAAGAGCAATTTAGACTCTTGGAAGGCAATGATGTTGATGATGAGTTAGCCACGATGAAAGCTCAGTTGGCTGGTGGTTCTGTATCTCAAGAAGCTTTACCAGCTTCAGAGGAGAAAAAATCTACTTCCTCAGATTCACCCGTTGACAAAGAGTTGGAAGACCTTCGCAAACAAATTGATAATCTGTAG
- a CDS encoding PspA/IM30 family protein, which produces MGLLDRMFRIIRASLNSLISQGEDPEKILEQAVDDMQQDLIQMRQAVAQAIATQKRTERQASQAQAAAEQWYRRAQLALSAGDDQLARDALTRRKSHQVTVTAMKAQLSKQADIVSKLKEDLRTLEQKISEAKTKKNLYIARAQSAKASMKINEMLGNVGTSSALSAFEQMEDKVMELEARSEAMAELGGNQLDQKFAALEANDDVEAELAAMKANLIQGTETPQLPSTQAE; this is translated from the coding sequence ATGGGATTATTAGATCGTATGTTTAGAATAATTCGCGCTAGCCTTAATAGTCTGATTAGCCAAGGTGAAGATCCTGAGAAAATCCTGGAACAGGCTGTAGATGATATGCAGCAGGATTTGATTCAAATGCGGCAGGCTGTAGCTCAAGCGATCGCTACCCAAAAACGCACGGAGCGACAAGCCTCTCAGGCTCAAGCCGCTGCTGAGCAATGGTACCGTCGCGCTCAGTTAGCCTTGTCAGCAGGAGACGACCAGTTGGCACGGGATGCCCTAACACGGCGGAAATCTCATCAGGTGACCGTCACAGCCATGAAAGCTCAGCTTTCCAAGCAAGCTGATATTGTCTCCAAGCTCAAGGAAGATCTGCGTACCCTAGAACAGAAAATTTCAGAGGCGAAAACCAAAAAGAACTTATATATTGCTCGGGCTCAATCAGCTAAGGCATCCATGAAAATTAATGAGATGCTCGGTAATGTAGGTACCAGTAGTGCCTTAAGTGCTTTTGAGCAGATGGAAGATAAGGTAATGGAGCTTGAAGCCCGGTCTGAGGCAATGGCTGAGTTAGGTGGCAATCAACTGGATCAGAAATTTGCTGCTCTCGAAGCTAACGATGATGTGGAAGCTGAGTTAGCTGCCATGAAAGCTAATCTGATTCAAGGAACTGAAACTCCTCAATTACCCTCAACTCAGGCAGAATAA
- a CDS encoding SPOR domain-containing protein, which yields MSQNSSVNSSPSSTGNYNLNSVLQAALSSLDVQLEEELARYRRRRVGRPVMTNRGLGRNRVRKPLELISVGEVQQKPSPSPTNQTIPRLNQPSTIALPNLTAKATTSQKQPQEPLVETESLNFLSSQSPKPTQPPVVSQHNNGESASLAIQKEATSQLNPPEKLPEDSGSLIKLGANQTQPEDYLESSEKLLQSLAEDEEEFDNQKQVSYQLLTPLNVGFMVLLLLLSATLPYIFSNPSVLSNLDLSRLMSLIIPKHSKTPQEITPHQPQQTESVPHSPLQGGPNLASEEFVDLNLHTLSQVEATPRPQQTPFYTKDVPLPKVVESAPKVVTRPIPPKGSSLSSVLLPSVQPLQKVPLSPLPTTSGSLVPPERRVQSGLLQPAISETLQNQAASLKTVAEDSLPARDPFYYVLINYDGERSLQQARTIVPDAYVRKLSQGTRIQMGAFKLESEAQGLVEKLQQQGFSASIYRP from the coding sequence ATGAGCCAAAACTCCTCAGTTAATTCTTCTCCTAGCTCGACCGGTAACTACAACCTCAACTCAGTTTTACAAGCTGCTCTGAGTAGCCTTGATGTACAACTAGAGGAAGAATTAGCGCGCTACCGACGTCGCAGAGTAGGACGCCCAGTAATGACTAACCGTGGTCTTGGTCGTAACCGGGTCCGTAAACCCCTAGAGTTAATTTCTGTCGGTGAGGTACAACAGAAACCCTCACCATCACCGACAAACCAGACCATCCCTCGACTAAACCAGCCATCAACCATTGCACTGCCAAACCTAACTGCCAAGGCGACAACTTCTCAGAAACAACCACAAGAGCCATTGGTTGAGACTGAATCCCTAAATTTCCTGTCATCACAGTCCCCGAAACCTACTCAGCCACCAGTTGTATCCCAGCATAATAATGGGGAAAGTGCTAGCCTAGCGATTCAGAAAGAGGCTACCTCCCAACTTAACCCTCCTGAAAAATTGCCTGAAGACTCAGGTAGTTTGATCAAGTTAGGGGCTAACCAAACCCAGCCAGAAGATTATCTGGAATCATCAGAAAAACTACTACAGAGTCTGGCAGAAGACGAAGAAGAATTTGACAACCAAAAGCAGGTTTCTTACCAACTGCTGACTCCGTTGAATGTCGGTTTCATGGTACTTTTGTTGTTGTTAAGCGCTACCCTACCCTATATCTTCTCCAATCCCTCGGTGTTAAGTAATCTGGATCTGTCGCGGTTGATGAGCTTGATCATCCCCAAGCACTCCAAAACCCCTCAGGAAATTACACCACATCAACCACAACAGACTGAGTCGGTTCCCCATTCTCCCCTACAGGGTGGTCCTAATTTAGCCTCTGAGGAATTTGTAGACTTGAACTTACATACCCTTTCTCAAGTCGAAGCTACTCCAAGACCGCAGCAAACACCTTTTTATACAAAAGATGTCCCTTTACCTAAGGTGGTTGAATCAGCTCCTAAGGTGGTAACTAGACCGATTCCTCCGAAAGGGTCTTCCTTATCTTCTGTACTTTTGCCTTCTGTTCAACCACTGCAAAAGGTTCCCCTGTCACCATTACCAACAACTTCAGGCTCTTTAGTACCCCCAGAAAGACGGGTACAGTCAGGATTACTTCAACCAGCTATCTCTGAAACACTCCAGAATCAAGCCGCATCTCTAAAAACAGTGGCAGAGGATTCTTTACCTGCTCGCGATCCTTTCTACTATGTGTTGATCAACTACGATGGTGAACGTTCCCTACAGCAAGCTAGGACAATTGTTCCTGATGCCTATGTGCGCAAATTATCTCAAGGTACCCGCATTCAGATGGGAGCATTCAAATTGGAAAGTGAAGCACAAGGTTTGGTAGAAAAACTCCAGCAACAGGGATTTTCTGCTTCCATTTATCGTCCTTAA
- a CDS encoding DciA family protein, with the protein MLKSLNQILDRITNQPEWQGIQRLSYLIKCWSEIVGVNIANHTRPYAISRDILYVATSSSVWAQELKFQRRMLLKRLNARWSEPLVDIHFSPAQWQKTQVLGNGYSQSELTPSHRHPSTILPMSSSLVSEQLDHTENRESSEATDKTTDKTTDKTQVPQAAFKRWAKIMQMRSQNLPLCPQCQCPTPPGELQRWDVCGLCATKQWQI; encoded by the coding sequence ATGCTTAAATCTCTCAATCAGATCTTAGATAGGATTACAAATCAGCCGGAGTGGCAAGGTATACAACGCTTGTCATACCTAATTAAGTGTTGGTCTGAAATAGTAGGAGTGAACATAGCTAATCATACCAGACCCTATGCTATCTCCAGGGATATCTTATATGTGGCTACGTCTAGCTCTGTTTGGGCACAAGAACTAAAATTTCAGCGCCGGATGTTGTTGAAACGGCTTAATGCTCGTTGGTCTGAGCCCCTAGTTGACATCCACTTTTCTCCAGCTCAGTGGCAGAAAACACAAGTTTTGGGCAATGGCTATTCACAATCTGAGTTGACCCCAAGCCATAGACATCCTAGCACCATTTTGCCAATGTCTTCATCACTGGTTTCTGAGCAGTTGGATCACACAGAAAACAGAGAAAGTAGTGAAGCCACTGACAAAACTACTGACAAAACTACTGACAAAACTCAGGTACCCCAAGCAGCGTTTAAACGTTGGGCAAAGATCATGCAGATGCGATCGCAAAATTTACCACTTTGTCCTCAGTGTCAGTGTCCGACTCCACCAGGAGAACTCCAGCGTTGGGATGTCTGTGGTCTTTGTGCTACTAAGCAATGGCAAATTTAG